One Camelus ferus isolate YT-003-E chromosome 19, BCGSAC_Cfer_1.0, whole genome shotgun sequence genomic window, TAGAAATTTTACATGCTCCCTAGGTGACTCCGATGTGCAGCCAGAGCTGAGAAACTGATCTAAAATGATAGGACGCAGTGCCTTTAGTGGTGCTCATGTCATTCCATGCCTACCTCCCTTGCTGCTGTCTTCTTGCTCCAAATTGACCCTTCTAAATTCCCTATTCCAGGTTCCAGAACAATCTACGGGGAGCAGGAATTTCCTAAACCACTTTTGCACATCCCTTACTCCTCCTTCTCAGAAGTGGTTATTGGTGAGTTCCTTCTCATTAGTCTGGACAGGGACAAGGTACCAAAGCATTCCCTGAGCTGCAGTTTTTCCAAGAATGATGCCCCATCCTGATAGAGGTTTGAATGGTGGGTAAGTGTGACTCAAAGGCCTCTCCTCTCCTATCATCTCCACTGTGGGTTCTAGCACATTTTGAGGCCTGCTTCTCACTTTCCCCCTCTCCCTAACAGAGCAGGGGACTGTCCAGCGCTATCTGCCTTCCTCTTGGGCCAGGAGCCCTACCCATGAGCAGCTGGGCCCACTTCAGAGATGCTAACTGACACTGGCCCAGACTTTGGCATGCTGTTCAGATGGATACTCCCTAAGTGGGCAGGGGGGTGTCCATCTCCTGGCCAGTCTAACCTTGGACCACACTTTTGTGGTCGTTTGGTCCCTGCCATGGTCCACAACTCCAGTACCGATCTAGCCCATCAGATGGGTAACCCTACCCTCAGGCCTCACACTCTCCCCTCCCTGTCGCTGCATAATGGAGTCCCACCAGACCCTGAGATGGGACTGCCACCTCTCCCTTACCCCCAGCTCCCTGATTTCCAGTCCTTGTCCTGTCACCTCTCCCATAGTCTCCAGTTATTTCTAGGGCTGTCTTGCTACATAAAAGTTACCCAAAGCAAAAATATGTTGAAAGTCAGTTTTATTCATTAAAGTGTTCCATTAGGGCATTTCTAGTGATGCAGGAAAGTCAAACAACACTGGGCTACATTGCACTGCAAAGGGGGTTTTCTCTGCTGAAGCCACTATTGGAATTTGTgccattaattttatttaaaaaaaagatatcatAGGCAGAAAGGCTCTAATGGCCACGTTAGAGCCTCTAATGGCTGtgaaattaggaaactgaggctggagaggcctGTTGGAGCACACCCATTCCCAGACCCGGGATAGGAGGCCTTTGAAGCTGCACCTATCAGATGGCTTTGATCCTCCCAGTCCTAGAGGTAAAGACTAGATGAGGGAGATACTGATGTCATTATTTATACATAATGTGCTTTACATTAGGGGCCTCTTTTGTAAAGTGCTTAAGGCACTGCTGATTTATTTGCAATTCCACTTCTTGCAGCATCACTTCTGCTTGGAGGATAAAGGCTTTAGGCAGCTCCAAGTATGCTCATTAAGCCGGGCCTAATGGGAACAAGCATTCCCTTTACAGTTTGGATTTGTGGAAAATTATGTCTTTAGTAGAAGCTTGTGTGTTTCAGCAACCTAGGATGGTGGCTTTTGAAAGATTTCTTTCTCCCCTGTTGAAAGCCTGCATATGGAGAATGTGTGGGTGGGAGCACAGGCAGCTTGGAAAAGAGAACATTGATTGGGTGGCTTGGACTGTGGTTTTACCATAGGGTCTCCACTAGGAAAAAAGGtgattcaaatataaaatgtgtcaTCATGATCGTTGGCATTTATGGAGTACCCAGTGGAATGGTGGTTTTCAGACTTGAGTGCACATCAGCACCCTTTGGAGGGATTTTTAAAGAggcaatttctttttatttatgtatttattggagGGGGCGGGGTTgggcttattcatttatttttaatggtggtattGGGGAtcgaaccaaggaccttgtgcatgctaagcacacgctctgtcactgagctctaccctcccctctggagGGGTTTTATAATCAGGATTGCTGGGCCCCAGTGTTGAGTTTCTGACTtggtaggtctggagtggggaatgaaaatttgcatttctaccaagTACCTAGGTGATGCTGATGTATGCAAAAGATACATTTTGAGAACAACTGAAATAGTATATTGGATCTCTAAGATCTCAGACTCTGAACAGCCCAGACTGTAATATTTCTCTAAATTGTCAAATTTTCTAAGCTTTGATTAGAATTGTTTTAATCAGTATATACAAGAAGTAGACCAGAAGTCctatctgaagtttttttttttttctaaactcttttattttgaaataactataaATTCACTGGAAAGTTCAAAGAAATTTACAGGGTGATTCCATGCAGCCTTTACTCAGCTTCCAAATTTAACAGCTTACATAGTTATAGTAACAATATCAAAGCCAGGAAATTAGAGGTACCAACCACAGAATATATTCAGATTTCATTAGTCATATATGCACTCCTTAGACTGTGTTTGCATATAGCTCTTAAGTAATTTGATCACATGTGTAGCCTCAAGATACTCGATTGTACCATCACTTCAAAACTCTCTCATGCTACCTTTTTATAGCCACACCCACACAGTCCCTAATTCTCATCTCTAACCcttggcaaccattaatctgttctccatttctataattatGTTATTTCACAAATACTATATAAACGGGATCACATGGTATATATTTTGTTGATACTGGCTTTCTTTATTCAGCATAATTTTCTTGAGGTTCATCTAAGTTTTTGTGTGTAGCAataattaattcctttttattactgaatagtattccattgtatgtatgtattaaagtttgtttaaccattcacccttTGATAGCATCTGGGCAGTTCCTGGTTTCCAGTTTCTGggcaataaatacaaataaaactgctacaaatatttgtgtgtaagtttctgtgggaaaatacatttttattcctcTGGGATATATGCCTAACAGCACAATTGCTGGTCATACAGTAAtcccatttttcagttttgaaatgaaGTTCCAAACTATTTCCTAGAGTATCTGTACTGTTTAACAGtctcaccaacagtgtgcaagtgattcagtttccctgcatcctcacTAATATTTAGTGTTatcactatttttcattttagcctttcTGATAGGTATatagtgacatctcattgtggttttaatttgaattcctCTAACACTGTGTAACGTTGAGTATCTCTTCAGGCACTTCCTTGCTATCTGTATCttcttcagtaaatgtttgttaatatcttttgcccattttctaatttgattgtttgcttttttattatagattttgAGAATTCTTCATGTATTCTAGATAttagttctttgtcagatatgtagtttgtaaatatttttctctcctttcatcctTTTCACAGGAACTTTGACAgatcaagttttaaatttttatgaggcttaatttatcattttttccttttatggtttatgtttttggtgtcaagttcaaggtttttttgtttttgttttttgccttgtCCCAGGTCCCAACGATTTTTTCtagaagatatacatatatttgaattaatttttataaaggtgTGAAGTTTGaatggaggcttttttttttttttttttttttttgccaatggGTATTCAAGTCCttcagcatcacttattgaaaaTGAATCCTCCATTGGATTGCTTTTGCTACTTTGTGAAAAATTAATTAGGCATatttgtgtggatttatttctgtgttgtctattctcttccattgatcaATGTGTCTACCTCTCCACCAGTCTGGATTATTATAGcttctttctgaaaattattttggctattttagagcttttctctttccatataaattttagaataagtttgCCTATATCTATTTAAAAACTTGCTGGAGATGAAGACTGTGGTAAACAAATGGATGAATCAATGGAACTGACATCTTTATTGAGTCTTTCAATTCATGAACCTAGTATGTTTTGCAAGtgtttagatctttgatttctttcatcagattctATAATTTTCACTATGTATACACTATACatgtttttgttagatttataactAAGACTTTTGTTTGGAGCAGTTGTAAATGAGCATTTggagcatttttaaatttcaattccCAATtatttgttgttagtatatagaaatacgatgatttttgtatgttgatcttctttctctttttccttattctctatcattttttcctttctttagtgGTTAGATCTAGTACTATGGTGAGTAAGAGTGGTGCCAAACATTAATCCCATAAGCTGTATCTTGAACAacactcccagccccagccccacctggttTGACTACCCCCCCATAACTGAGTTAGAGAGAAGTTGGAAATGTGCGGAGGGGCACCTGAAGTTGTCTAATTCAGGAcagatgtcttttattttattttatttttttattgacatacatcaattacaatgtgtcagtctctagtgtacaacacaatgtctcagtcatgcatatacatacatatatttgtttttatatctttttccattaaagcttattacaagatattgaacatagttccctgtgctacacaaaagaaactttttaaaatctgtttttatatatagtgactaacatttgtaaatctcaaactcccaaatttatcccctcccacccccttccccttgtaaccataagattgtttaccaagtctgtgagtctgtttctgttttgtagatgaattcatagtgcaGGACagatgtctattttttttttgtagggcaAATGATTTATTCAAAACATCCATTTACTTAGTGGAAGTggtcaaaatgggaaaaatagtaatgcatttttttcctctttttaaaaatagatgtggTCTTTTACCCATAAGCTCCATTACATCAAAAGAACAAAGTGGGCTTAACATTTCACTTAAGAGGATCCAGCAttaccaatttttaaagaaataccttAGAAACAAATCAGTTTGCTTTAACAAATTGCGCTCATGCTAATGAAACTTTAATCTTCTTTAATAGGCTGCAGCCAAAATCCAAATTGTTCAAATATGAGTTCAATTTAGATGTCATCAATGTCTTCATCTTCATCTCCAATGTCATCAAATTGGATTTCATCATCATCTCCAGGGCCAAATGTATCAGTTTCATTGACGTTAGCATGTTCTGGAAGTTCGCCATATGccttcagacttctagcctcatccgcattgtattttaaaattacatcagcTTTATTATCCTGGTAGTCTCGTAGACCAACCAATATAATGTCTGAGGTATTTACCCAAACCTTTTTTCTCAATTTCCCTCTGATGTGACATAACATCTTTACACCATCAAAACACAACGCTTCTAATCGTCCATTTCCCAACATTTTGATTACTTGAGCATACTCTTGCCCATCTTCTTTGAACACCAGCtctcttttttcagatttattctcATTCTTACCTCTGCGTCTATTTTTACCTCCTTTCCCTTTATTCTTGGGCATGGCGGCAGCGGTGGGAGACTTCTCGGAGGGACTACGCGAGAGACCGCGCAGCATCAAGCAGGGGTGGGAGATCTGGTCACATGCGCGGGAGATTCTCGCGACCGAGTTCTTCGGAGATCCGCCTGCGCCCAACGCTCGGCCCCAACACAGATGTGTTGAGACCACTCTGGCAATCATAAACAGAGGCATGGCTTTGGCTCTGCGATTATGGATAAGCAACACTACAAAATTTCTTAGAAGCCCCCAGAGTTGTGTTCATCACCCCGTGGCCAGCTCCCAAGCCCCAGGTACTTCCGGTGAACGGGGCTGGTTATGAGGCATCCCTGGTTGGCTCTCATTGCCGTTGTGTGTTATTTGAAGGATCATGATAACACTTGGCAGTCTGGTTCAGTGAAGTCATCTCCTTAGATTAAACACTCAGCCAGCAACCTCCAGTGGTTGATACAGCAGAAAAGATTCTCAAATAAAAGTTACTAATTATAGATCCTCAGAGTCTTCCAGTGTTGTTCCTGGTAAACTTCATCTGAAAAATTCCAACAGCTGCAACTTCCACCTGCCTGGGTCGGGCTCAGTCCTGCCATattcccctcccagctcctctccttggTCTCTCCCCTGCTGCTTCCAATTCGTACATGATTTGGAGGCTTTGCATATTTTTCTCCCTATTGCTTTTTTTGGAGGTGTGGGTGGGGTCCGGTGCTGAAGAAACATAAGTCAAGCTGAATTATTCAGTCTCCTGAGCGACTGAGTGGTTGAAATCTTGACATGGGCATTTTAGGCCCTTGTCAATCAAATTCTAAGTGGCTATGGCACTCTGGCCACTGATGCctgagccctccctcccctccaccccacccagatACATCATCCCAAACCAGCATCAGGATGTCTCCTACTCAAATACCTCTCAGGTTGTGCAGTTGCTTAAATATAAAATCTAGACTCTCCAGCCAGCTGTTCAAACTTGCCTACTCCCTCCAACTCCCTCTCCAGAGAAGACCCTAAACTACCTTAACAACTATCTTTCTCACTTACTCgttcttgtttgtttggttggctGCAAAAAAGCTTTATCCATTTAGTCCAAGGCTTGGGAGAGGGCTCCAGGGTGGTTAAAAAGCTACCTGGTGACTGCAGAGAAAGGCTTCAGGCAGAAGCCCTGACACCAGAGGGGCCCCGCAAAGGCCGTGGGGTTGCAGAGGCTCCTAGTCATGTTCAAGGGTGAGCCTTTCCAAGATGtactggcccagcccagcctggggaccagcTAGCCTGCGGAGGTGAGTCAGGTGGTCGCCCATCTTCTTGATGAGTTTCACCTCCTCATCTAGGACATGGCTCTCCTGGAAGTCACAGCTGTGAGGGTCTGCACGGGCAGAACCCAGGGTGTGCAGAGCCAAAAGGTCCTGGTTTGGATCCTTCTCCAGGACCACAGCGGCCTCTGTAGTGTCCTGGGTTTTACCCTACTCATCTTGAGACAGCTTCTGCACATCCAGGAAGAGGGCACCACAGCTGTGCTGGTTTTTGCATTTTCAAGAGACCCTGGGTGCCCTTTGTACTTCTCCTCAGCCATTTCATGGGAAAAGTGGCCCCCACCCTCCAGAGCCACATCCTCGAGGTGGACatagaagcccagagagaggtgAGTGTAGGAGGCCCGCAGATGCTTGTTGACCAGGCAGTTGACGGTGGCCTCCACCTCGCTGGAATAATTCTGATGAATCTGGAAGCTCATGGTTGATTGGTAATAAGG contains:
- the LOC102519025 gene encoding eukaryotic translation initiation factor 1A, Y-chromosomal, producing MPKNKGKGGKNRRRGKNENKSEKRELVFKEDGQEYAQVIKMLGNGRLEALCFDGVKMLCHIRGKLRKKVWVNTSDIILVGLRDYQDNKADVILKYNADEARSLKAYGELPEHANVNETDTFGPGDDDEIQFDDIGDEDEDIDDI
- the LOC102519249 gene encoding LOW QUALITY PROTEIN: ferritin light chain (The sequence of the model RefSeq protein was modified relative to this genomic sequence to represent the inferred CDS: inserted 2 bases in 1 codon; deleted 2 bases in 1 codon; substituted 1 base at 1 genomic stop codon), with the translated sequence MSFQIHQNYSSEVEATVNCLVNKHLRASYTHLSLGFYVHLEDVALEGGGHFSHEMAEEKYKGHPGSLKCKNQHSCGALFLDVQKLSQDEXGKTQDTTEAAVVLEKDPNQDLLALHTLGSARADPHSCDFQESHVLDEEVKLIKKMGDHLTHLRRLAGPQAGLGQYXSWKGSPLNMTRSLCNPTAFAGPLWCQGFCLKPFSAVTR